From the Saccharobesus litoralis genome, one window contains:
- a CDS encoding TonB-dependent receptor: protein MYKRKSLAEHIRRHLLVSAAAIAPFSIPLVNAAEQQEKVEDDETEVITVQGVRNSLKDAAFMKKSGQQILDAISAEDIGQLPDNNIAEALQRVTGVQIQRDGTGQGSGVQVRGLTQNRVEINGQGMGSGGDERSNSFSAVDSALFAKIEVIKSPTADMVEGATGATVRLHTFKPLDFKKPIMNMSLQGTQDEIADDTGFKGTWLGTTRFDLGSLGEVGVLVNSAAETSYRDSHTFNSNWAPLIPTQATNSAQLKNLVVFRPDNMSIEQKPYEDERLSFDAALQWKINDDLQFSVSGTRMELSRIYTKQGLGFRTNNDRNYPLDRDLESTNLNDALSLAGPWYRQPRAGELYAVDVDNKQLEQIEQPMARYLMQTATMTPKGDQYNPPAQSQFASNDEFLLQETFQVGVEAFLTESLKMKVVYAHAASEKEVESYTLNLNAGQLLRPVDERATEFLGIDEDVNVVNLQSANVYYNYAAPGDLPQVGIVTGDGDIESLQAALLDQNIYALGNVWGNEKVNINKKDSLMLDFDLLLDGDFFTELEFGARVATNNVNRKQTNLRYASPSVHAITSDNWRGYDQDLSTKTMLGDHIGWENPTIPWIDEIGKEMYGVDNYMSRYLMPISDTFPGSDSAGTPSWFGVNMQHADLKNLVTELFPGRSEGNCTLYDKDVQRICTDRYPYPVDDETPEGFREYNYTLKIPAATMVLDQDYPYVIEEETRAAYFKANFANEIFGYEYMGNAGVRYVETDTKALGMNKYRIIDEDTERQAQDYNRINAEHYKWVAHEQTYSNLLPSFNLNLLITEDMFLRFAYAKTMTRPNPVDLSPSFSVPTYGLSGSRGNPALKPEKATNYDISWEWYPSDVNQFSAAVYYKELEDFLTNTYTNYFSLEDRNKDGDRTNDPVSIRQPDNGATGEIKGIELAATHTFEYLPGWLNGFGVQSNYTFTDSSQQSGFNELDGSILPIKDLSENSANLILFYDKAGFNFRAAYNYRDESYSENSTAGADPLIREYFTTSEGKQDSKEAAISLPVWNDTFKTLDLSMSYRHKGTTVYLQASNVLNEKKKRYVGDLTHTKHLLRSYNETGAFYTFGVRSRF from the coding sequence ATGTACAAACGTAAATCCCTCGCTGAACACATCCGACGGCACTTGCTAGTTTCTGCAGCGGCCATCGCGCCTTTTAGCATACCGCTAGTTAATGCTGCTGAACAACAAGAAAAAGTCGAAGACGACGAAACGGAAGTTATCACGGTTCAAGGGGTTCGTAATTCACTTAAAGATGCCGCGTTTATGAAAAAAAGCGGCCAGCAGATCCTCGATGCCATATCTGCCGAAGATATCGGTCAATTACCTGATAACAATATCGCCGAAGCGCTACAAAGGGTAACCGGGGTTCAAATTCAACGTGATGGCACAGGACAAGGCTCTGGTGTTCAGGTACGTGGTTTAACTCAAAACCGCGTAGAAATTAACGGCCAAGGCATGGGTAGTGGCGGTGACGAGCGTTCAAATAGCTTTAGCGCCGTTGATTCTGCTTTATTCGCCAAAATCGAGGTTATTAAATCACCCACTGCCGATATGGTAGAAGGTGCAACCGGTGCCACGGTTCGCCTACATACCTTTAAGCCGCTTGATTTTAAAAAGCCCATCATGAATATGTCGCTGCAAGGCACCCAAGACGAGATTGCCGACGATACAGGTTTTAAAGGCACTTGGTTAGGCACCACGCGTTTTGATTTAGGCAGCTTGGGTGAAGTCGGTGTCTTAGTAAACTCGGCGGCAGAAACCAGTTATCGTGATTCGCATACTTTTAACAGTAACTGGGCGCCACTAATACCAACCCAAGCGACCAACAGTGCTCAACTGAAAAACCTCGTGGTATTTCGCCCAGACAATATGTCGATTGAGCAAAAGCCGTATGAAGACGAAAGATTAAGCTTTGATGCCGCCTTGCAGTGGAAAATTAATGACGACTTACAGTTTTCCGTTAGTGGTACGCGTATGGAATTATCGCGTATCTACACTAAGCAAGGTTTAGGCTTCCGTACTAATAACGACCGTAACTATCCGCTGGATCGTGATTTAGAGTCTACCAACTTAAACGACGCGCTTAGCTTAGCCGGCCCTTGGTATCGTCAACCACGCGCAGGTGAGCTGTATGCAGTTGATGTTGATAACAAACAGCTTGAGCAAATTGAACAGCCAATGGCGCGTTATTTAATGCAAACCGCGACCATGACACCAAAAGGTGATCAGTATAATCCACCAGCGCAATCCCAGTTTGCGAGTAACGACGAGTTTCTTTTACAAGAAACCTTTCAGGTTGGCGTAGAAGCCTTCTTAACTGAATCGCTGAAAATGAAGGTCGTGTATGCCCACGCGGCTTCAGAAAAAGAGGTTGAGTCTTACACCTTAAACCTAAATGCAGGGCAATTATTACGTCCGGTTGACGAACGTGCTACCGAATTTTTAGGCATAGATGAAGACGTTAACGTTGTTAATCTGCAAAGTGCCAATGTGTATTACAACTATGCAGCTCCGGGTGATTTACCTCAAGTCGGTATTGTTACGGGTGATGGTGATATTGAGTCATTGCAAGCGGCGCTATTAGATCAAAACATTTATGCATTGGGCAATGTCTGGGGTAACGAGAAGGTTAACATCAACAAGAAAGATTCTTTGATGTTAGATTTTGACTTATTGCTAGATGGCGACTTTTTCACTGAGCTTGAGTTTGGTGCTCGTGTTGCTACCAACAACGTTAACCGCAAGCAAACTAACTTACGATATGCTAGCCCAAGCGTGCATGCCATTACATCAGATAACTGGCGCGGTTACGATCAAGATTTATCAACCAAAACCATGTTAGGCGATCACATAGGTTGGGAAAATCCAACCATTCCTTGGATCGATGAAATTGGTAAAGAGATGTATGGCGTCGATAACTATATGTCGCGTTACCTTATGCCGATCTCTGATACCTTCCCAGGCTCTGACTCTGCCGGTACGCCGTCTTGGTTTGGCGTTAATATGCAACATGCCGATCTTAAAAATTTAGTGACCGAGTTGTTCCCTGGCCGCAGTGAAGGCAACTGTACTTTGTACGACAAAGACGTGCAGCGTATTTGTACCGATCGCTATCCGTATCCAGTGGACGATGAAACACCTGAAGGGTTTAGAGAGTACAACTACACCTTAAAGATCCCAGCTGCAACCATGGTCTTGGATCAAGATTATCCTTACGTGATTGAAGAGGAAACCCGTGCCGCTTACTTCAAAGCCAATTTCGCCAACGAAATTTTTGGTTATGAATATATGGGTAATGCCGGTGTGCGTTATGTCGAAACCGACACTAAAGCGTTAGGTATGAACAAGTATCGTATTATCGATGAAGATACCGAACGCCAAGCGCAAGATTACAACCGCATTAATGCCGAGCATTATAAATGGGTGGCGCACGAGCAAACCTATTCAAACTTATTGCCGTCGTTTAACTTAAATCTATTGATCACTGAAGACATGTTCTTACGTTTTGCCTATGCCAAAACCATGACACGTCCAAATCCAGTCGATTTATCACCTTCGTTTAGTGTTCCGACCTATGGTTTATCAGGTAGTCGCGGTAATCCAGCGTTAAAACCGGAAAAAGCCACTAACTATGATATTTCTTGGGAATGGTATCCAAGCGATGTAAACCAATTTAGTGCTGCGGTTTACTACAAAGAGTTAGAAGACTTTTTAACTAATACCTACACCAACTACTTTTCGTTAGAGGATAGAAACAAAGATGGCGATCGCACTAATGATCCTGTCTCTATTCGTCAACCAGATAATGGTGCGACCGGTGAGATCAAGGGTATTGAATTAGCAGCAACGCATACTTTTGAATACTTACCAGGCTGGTTAAATGGCTTTGGTGTTCAAAGTAACTACACCTTTACCGACAGTAGTCAGCAATCTGGTTTTAACGAGCTTGATGGTTCAATTTTGCCGATTAAAGATCTATCGGAAAACAGTGCCAACCTCATTTTGTTCTACGACAAAGCAGGTTTTAACTTCCGTGCGGCCTACAACTATCGCGATGAATCTTACAGTGAAAACTCGACAGCGGGTGCTGATCCTTTGATCCGTGAATACTTCACTACCTCTGAAGGTAAACAAGATTCGAAAGAAGCTGCGATCTCTCTTCCTGTTTGGAACGACACATTCAAGACTTTGGATTTGTCGATGAGCTACCGCCACAAGGGAACCACGGTTTACTTGCAAGCGAGTAACGTGCTCAACGAGAAGAAAAAACGCTACGTTGGTGACTTAACCCATACCAAGCATTTGTTGCGCAGTTACAACGAAACGGGCGCTTTCTACACCTTTGGTGTCAGAAGCCGTTTTTAA